The following are encoded in a window of Castanea sativa cultivar Marrone di Chiusa Pesio chromosome 5, ASM4071231v1 genomic DNA:
- the LOC142637345 gene encoding coatomer subunit beta'-2-like has protein sequence MPLRLEIKRKLAQRSERVKSVDLHPTEPWLLASLYSGTVCIWNYQSQTMAKSFEVTELPVRSAKFIARKQWVVAGADDMFIRVYNYNTMDKVKVFEAHTDYIRCVAVHPTLPYVLSSSDDMLIKLWDWEKGWVCTQIFEGHSHYVMQVTFNPKDTNTFASASLDRTIKIWNLGSPDPNFTLDAHQKGVNCVDYFTGGDKPYLITGSDDHTAKVWDYQTKSCVQTLEGHTHNVSAVCFHPELPIIITGSEDGTVRIWHSTTYRLENTLNYGLERVWAIGYMKGSRRVVIGYDEGTIMVKLGREEPVASMDNSGKIIWAKHNEIQTVNIKSVGADLEVVDGERLPLAVKELGTCDLYPQSLKHNPNGRFVVVCGDGEYIIYTALAWRNRSFGSALEFAWSTEGEYAVRESTSKIKIFSKTFQEKRSVRPTFSAERIYGGALLAMCSNDFICFYDWAECRMIRRIDVNVKNLHWADSGDLVAIASDTSFYILKYNRDVVSSYLDSGRPVDEQGVEDAFELLHEVNERVRTGLWVGDCFIYNNSSWRLNYCVGGEVTTMFHLDRPMYLLGYLASQSRVYLIDKEFNVMGYTLLVSLIEYKTLVMRGDLERASEVLPSIPKEHHNSVARFLESRGMIEDALEVATDPDYRFELAIQLGRLEVAKGIASEVQSESKWKQLGELAMSSGKLDMAEECLKRAMDLSGLLLLYSSLGDAEGISQLASLAKEQGKNNVAFLCLFMLGKLEECLELLLESNRIPEAALMARSYLPSKVSEIVAIWRKDLNKVNPKAAESLADPEEYPNLFDDWQVALSVESKVTESRGVYPPAEEYINHADRSHLTLVEAFRNMQVDDEEPLENGDADHENGEEQNAEELNAEEQNGEEESQEEAVVVDADSTDGAVLVNGNEAEQEWVLTPHQ, from the exons ATG CCTCTCAGGCTCGAAATCAAG AGAAAGCTTGCTCAAAGATCAGAGAGAGTGAAGTCCGTGGATCTGCATCCAACAGAGCCATG GCTTCTAGCGAGTTTGTATTCAGGAACTGTTTGTATCTGGAACTATCAATCTCAG ACTATGGCAAAGTCTTTTGAGGTGACAGAGTTACCAG TTAGGTCAGCCAAGTTTATAGCACGCAAGCAATGGGTTGTTGCTGGAGCTGATGACATGTTCATTCGTGTATACAATTACAACACAATGGATAAGGTAAAAGTATTTGAGGCACACACGGACTACATTAGGTGTGTGGCTGTACATCCTACCCTTCCGTATGTGCTATCATCATCTGATGATATGCTCATAAAGCTTTGGGATTGGGAGAAAGGTTGGGTGTGTACTCAGATTTTTGAGGGGCATTCCCATTATGTGATGCAAGTGACCTTTAATCCAAAAGATACCAACACATTTGCCAGTGCATCTCTTGACCGCACCATAAAG ATTTGGAATCTTGGCTCCCCCGATCCAAATTTTACATTGGATGCCCATCAGAAAGGTGTTAACTGTGTCGATTACTTTACGGGTGGTGATAAGCCATATCTAATTACTGGTTCTGATGATCACACTGCTAAG GTGTGGGACTATCAGACCAAAAGCTGTGTCCAGACTCTGGAAGGCCACACACACAATGTCTCTGCAGTATGTTTTCATCCAGAACTTCCAATAATAATTACTGGTTCTGAAGATGGGACTGTTCGTATATGGCATTCTACCACTTAtag GCTTGAGAACACATTGAATTATGGTCTTGAAAGAGTGTGGGCTATTGGATACATGAAAGGTTCACGCCG GGTTGTGATTGGTTATGATGAAGGAACCATCATGGTGAAACTTGGTAGAGAAGAACCTGTAGCTAGTATGGACAACAGCGGAAAAATCATTTGGGCTAAGCATAATGAAATTCAAACTGTGAACATTAAGAGTGTGGGTGCAGATTTGGAG GTTGTTGACGGAGAAAGATTGCCTTTGGCAGTTAAGGAGTTGGGAACATGTGATCTTTACCCACAG AGCTTAAAGCACAATCCCAATGGGAGGTTTGTTGTTGTCTGTGGAGATGGTGAATACATTATATATACAGCTTTGGCATGGAGGAATAGATCATTCGGTTCGGCTTTGGAATTTGCTTGGTCAACAGAAGGAGAATATGCTGTTAGAGAAAGCACATCAAAGATAAAGATTTTCAGTAAAACTTTCCAG GAAAAGAGGAGCGTGCGTCCAACCTTTTCAGCTGAGCGCATATATGGGGGAGCTTTATTGGCAATGTGCTCAAatgattttatttgtttttatgatTGGGCTGAATGCAGGATGATTCGGCGAATTGATGTTAATGTGAAG AACCTCCATTGGGCTGACAGTGGAGATCTAGTGGCAATCGCCAGTGATACATCATTCTACATCCTGAAGTACAAT CGTGATGTAGTTTCTTCTTATTTGGATAGTGGAAGACCTGTAGATGAACAAGGTGTTGAAGATGCCTTTGAGCTTCTCCATGAAGTGAATGAGCGTGTCAGAACTGGTTTATGGGTTGGGGATTGTTTCATTTACAACAACTCCTCTTGGAGGCTTAATTACTGTGTTGGTGGAGAG GTAACCACAATGTTTCATTTGGATCGGCCCATGTATTTGTTGGGCTATCTTGCTAGTCAAAGTAGGGTTTATCTAATTGACAAAGAATTCAA TGTTATGGGGTACACATTACTTGTTAGCTTGATTGAGTATAAGACTCTTGTGATGCGTGGGGATCTGGAAAGGGCCAGTGAAGTCTTGCCTTCAATTCCTAAAGAGCATCATAATAG TGTGGCTCGTTTCTTGGAATCACGTGGAATGATAGAGGATGCTCTTGAAGTAGCTACAGACCCTGATTACAGATTTGAGCTAGCCATACAGCTTGGTAGATTAGAGGTTGCAAAG GGTATTGCGTCAGAAGTGCAGAGTGAGTCTAAATGGAAGCAGTTGGGAGAATTAGCTATGTCCAGCGGAAAG TTAGATATGGCCGAGGAATGTTTAAAGCGTGCAATGGACTTGAGTGGTTTGTTACTGCTATATTCTTCTTTAGGTGATGCTGAGGGGATATCACAACTTGCATCACTTGCTAAAGAGCAGGGGAAGAACAATGTTGCATTCCTTTGCTTATTCATGTTGGGTAAATTGGAAGAATGCCTTGAGCTTTTGTTGGAAAg CAACCGGATACCTGAGGCTGCCTTGATGGCACGATCTTATCTTCCAAGCAAGGTCTCAGAGATAGTAGCAATTTGGAGAAAAGACCTCAATAAG GTTAATCCAAAAGCTGCTGAATCTTTAGCTGATCCTGAGGAGTATCCTAATTTGTTCGATGATTGGCAAGTTGCTCTCTCTGTTGAATCCAAAGTCACAGAGTCAAG GGGTGTATATCCTCCTGCAGAAGAATATATAAACCATGCCGACAGATCGCATCTTACACTTGTGGAGGCTTTCAGAAACATGCAAGTGGATGATGAGGAACCCCTTGAAAATGGAGATGCAGATCATGAG AATGGAGAAGAACAAAATGCAGAGGAGCTGAATGCAGAGGAACAAAATGGAGAAGAAGAGAGCCAAGAGGAGGCTGTCGTAGTGGATGCAGATTCAACAGATGGTGCAGTACTCGTTAATGGTAACGAGGCTGAACAAGAGTGGG TGCTTACGCCACATCAGTAG